Part of the Nostoc sp. ATCC 53789 genome, GATACCAACCCATCCGGCCAAAACAGTGCTTTGCCCAATGAGAAATCCCCAAGAACCCACTTGCGCTGCAAATTTATCAGCAAGGCGTTGTCCGCGAGTCAGTTCTTGAGTGGAAGTGTTTTGGACTGCTGGTTGTATCTCTACAACTTGAGGTTTTTGAACTACTTTGGCATCAACATTCTTAGACGATACTTTTTTGAATAGATTCATGTTGCACCTCTTGGCGTTATTTCCGTCTGTGTTTATCCTGATGACTTTTAATCTACGCTGGTTAAACGATAGGAGTAAATATTGTTTTTTCTCAAAATGATAGAAAAAAGTGATGGTAAGCAAAAAACTATCTTCAGATAGATCCCTAAAGCTGCGTCAGCAAAAATATTCATCTAAACACTTAGATAGCCCATTCTGTAAAGGAATGAGCTATTTAGTAGGGAAATAACGAGCAAGCTGAACACTCATCCTAAGATTTGGTTTCTTGGGTCTGTGCGTCGATAATTACACTCCAGTCATCATTTGTCACAGCAGCTTCAAGCTGACGCTGACGTTCGGCTATACTCGCATCTATTGTTTCTGACTCTTTAGAGAGGGTTGTGTCAGCCATTGCTTTCCGCAGCTTTAGCTTTTTCTCTTCGTAGGCTTGACGTTCCGCCTGCGACATTACTGCCTTTGTAGCTTCGCCTACTGTACTAGCCCACATTTCGCTTTCGGACGCATTACCAGGTGGTGTGGTTTCGAGTTCTGCTATCCACGCATCTCGCAAATCTTCCATATCTTGACGCTTGGGGAACTTGAATGCTTGCACGCGCACAAAAGCACACTTTTCCTGACCATTTTGGGTGACATGACTATTTAGGGAAAGCAACACATTTCGAGAATAGCCAATGTACTGCGTGCAGCGTTCTGCATCTAATACTGAGTAAACACCAGCAATTTTAGCGTTCTGAGCAGATGCACTCCAAGTCTCAAGGCCAATGATTTCAGTACCATTGTTTGCTAGTTCAGGGGTTATACTCACCTCAATGGCAGTGTGTTCGTCATCGGAACTATACAAAAATTCATGTAGCCCACGGTGGTTTATGGGGACATTTTGATGTTCAATTGGCGGGTTGTGCTGGGTTTCCATCGTAGTTGCTCTCTGAGTTATTAATTGGCGACGCAAGCAAATATATGCCTTTAGAATATTGAAGCTTAAATCTACTCACATCCCCAAATTCTTGCTGACAAAGCGAAAACAACTATTAGACCTTATATGAATCAATTAACACCTAAAAATTGGATATTCATCAAACAGCGACTTACCCCCTATTTATTTTTACTACCCGCCTTGGTTCTTTTGGGGTTAACAGTCTTTTTGCCTGCGCTGCAAGCGTTTTACCTCAGCTTTACTAGCTATGAAGATATCGCCCAGCCGCCACAATGGATAGGTTTAGCCAACTTTCTTAAACTTTGGAAGGATGCAGTTTTTTGGAAAACCTTAGAAAACACTTTTTTATATCTTGTGGGCGTAGTCCCAATTTTAGTAATTGCTCCCCTAGTGCTGGCAATTTTGGTAAATCAGAAACTGCGGGGGATGAATTGGTTTAGAGCAGCCTACTACACCCCAGTAGTAATTTCAATGGTGGTTGCAGGAATAGCTTGGAAATGGCTGTATGCAGAAAACGGATTACTGAATCAGTTTTTGAAAGCTTTGGGGCTTTTTCCAGAAGGTATTCCTTGGCTAACTAGCCCAGCGAAAATTTTTGGCATTATACCAATTTCTCTTGCCAGTGTCATGGCTGTCACCGTGTGGAAGGGACTAGGCTACTACATGGTGATTTATTTAGCGGGGTTGCAATCAATTCCTGCTGATGTATACGAAGCTGCTGCGATCGATGGTTCCGATGGTATTAGCAAACATTGGGATATTACCATACCTTTGATGAAGCCATATTTAGCATTAGTAGCGGTGATTTCAGCTATTTCTGCAACCAAAGTTTTTGAAGAAGTATACATTATGACCCAAGGGGGCCCACTCAGTAGCTCAAAAACGATCGTTTATTACCTATATGAGCAAGCTTTTAGTAACTTAGAAATCAGCTATGCTTGCACAATTGGTTTAGTCCTATTTTTGATAATTTTAGGGTTATCAATTTTGCGATTAGTTATCAATCAAGAGGGTGGAGATAATATCACAATCTGAATATTTATTTAATTTCAGAAATATTGAAAACTGATACAAAAATTTGCATTCTTAGTTACCAGTGCTTGAGGGAATTGCTTGTTGCGTAATTTTAAGCTTTTATGCAGCTTAATTAGAATGTAAATAAGTCTGCACAATAAAACACATAATTTAAAACCGCGTTTGATACTCCACTACTGCACGACTATCATCAGTTAAATTAGTGGAAGCACGCACACGAAATTCATCGTTTATCCGGTAATTAACACCCCATTGAAAGGGGTCATTTGTTGTCAAAATCTTAATACTGGAAACAGATATTTTAGTAGAAATATCGACCCCAGCCTCGGCCGCTAATTCCAAAGTTGAACTGCTCCTTCCAGCTTCGGGATTCTCAGAAATAACAGTAGGGAATATCCGCAGTTCACTTAAACCAAAGGTACTCCCAATCTGGTTAAAAGCAGACTGAAAATTATTGAACACAGCCGACCCTGCAATGTTAATCAGTCCCAAAGTACTGTCACCACGCCCTTGGGTGTCTACAAATCCACCTCCTAAAAGAGCAACAATTTCGGTTTGACTACGTGACGGACTGCTTGTTAATTCTAGATTTTCATTGAGTTTGCTGGCTAGACCGTTGATAGTAGCTTCGACTCGAACACTCTCTAAGGCTGATAAACCTGTGGAATTTACTTTACCGAAGTCATTACTTTGAGTTACGTCCAGTACTTTGGCAAATAGGCGAATATCTAAGTTGGGGTCGCGGGGTTCAGAGGGACTAAAAGTTGCAGTGTGTTTATAGCCACGAGCAAGATTAAATTGGGTAGTAAATAAATTCACCCCTCCTTGTTCTAACTGGATAGTACCATTGGGTACGGGCTGATTGATCGAGCCGTTAACGATGAGATTACCAGTGGCGCGGAAGTTGAGAATAGGGGGACGGGTAATTTGGACATTTTTACCGAGTTCTAAATCTAGATTATTAAATCTAGCGATACCTGACGGCAAGCCTTGAGCCAACGCATTTCCCTTGCCATTTTCAATTTCAGCTTTACTCTGTTTATTCTCTTTTGTGGGTGATACACCGAGACTACTATTTGCAGATGAAGTCGCATCGGTAGATTCTGCCAGCAATACCTGACCGTCAAATAAACTTACTTTACCGCCAATCGCTGGGTTAAGGGCAGAACCAGTAATCTGCAAATTGCCGCTAGCGCCTCCTTGGTAAAGTCCCTTGAGATTTAAGGCTAACTGATCGAGATTAACAGTTAGGGGATTGGTGATACTCACGTTCTGATTGTTGAAAATGGGAATTTCTCCAGCAACCTCCACCTTCCCACGGCTAAATCTACCCTGAAGGTTTTCTACTAAGATGCTGTCAAAATTAAACAGTACTTTACCTGTGACACGTCTCAGCTTACCTGGTAATGCCTGAGCTGAAAAAGTAGCATTATTAACAGTAGCAATTCCATCTACTTGGGGTTTTTGCAATGTTCCGCGTACCTTAAGGTCTACTTCTCCTTCACCTTTTTCAAAAACCACTTGATTCGTCAATGCATTTAACAGTCCCAATCCCTCGTTTTCTAATTTCACATCCAAACTGATTTGCTCACTGTCTGGTGCAACGGTTGCAAAAGGCAATTTATAAGGGATACTGCCAGTAATATCAACAGGTTTTGGCCCTGCAACTGCTACAGTACTACCAAAGTTTAAGCGTCCGTTGGCATAGCTGAAACTTGCCCTTGCTGATTCTATTGCTTTCTGATTCAATAATCCGTCTGTGATTTGCAATTCCCCTCTAGCTTGGGGATTAGCAATGCTACCTGCTAAAGCTGCTGTACCGTTAAGATTCCCTGTAATTCCAACTGGCAGTTTGACAACATTATTCAGTAGTTGCACCGGAAAATTATTCACCCGCAACTGGCCAGATTGTTCATCACCGCCAACGTTACCCGTAAAGGCAATCAACCTGTTTTGAGATTCGATTCGTAAAGGTCGCAAACTCAAAACACCGTTTTCAAAGTTGCCTTCGGCAATCACTTTGTCAGCAGTATAATAACGATTTCGTTCTTCCTTTTTACCCCAAGCAAAGTTTTGTCCATTCAAATTAAAATCCACTGATAATCCATTGGCTGTAGCTGTATTTAAAGCCACTTCCCCGTTGAAAGTCCCCTTTAAGTCTGCCAAATCTGGTATTGGAGTGGAGTTAAGTCGCTGTTCTTGCTGTTCTGCTACCAAAGTTTCAATTTCAGAAAACCGTTGGATTTGGGTTAATAAAGGTTGATTTGGTACTCCTTGGGG contains:
- a CDS encoding GIY-YIG nuclease family protein, producing METQHNPPIEHQNVPINHRGLHEFLYSSDDEHTAIEVSITPELANNGTEIIGLETWSASAQNAKIAGVYSVLDAERCTQYIGYSRNVLLSLNSHVTQNGQEKCAFVRVQAFKFPKRQDMEDLRDAWIAELETTPPGNASESEMWASTVGEATKAVMSQAERQAYEEKKLKLRKAMADTTLSKESETIDASIAERQRQLEAAVTNDDWSVIIDAQTQETKS
- a CDS encoding sugar ABC transporter permease, with translation MNQLTPKNWIFIKQRLTPYLFLLPALVLLGLTVFLPALQAFYLSFTSYEDIAQPPQWIGLANFLKLWKDAVFWKTLENTFLYLVGVVPILVIAPLVLAILVNQKLRGMNWFRAAYYTPVVISMVVAGIAWKWLYAENGLLNQFLKALGLFPEGIPWLTSPAKIFGIIPISLASVMAVTVWKGLGYYMVIYLAGLQSIPADVYEAAAIDGSDGISKHWDITIPLMKPYLALVAVISAISATKVFEEVYIMTQGGPLSSSKTIVYYLYEQAFSNLEISYACTIGLVLFLIILGLSILRLVINQEGGDNITI